GAGGTGCTGCGTCGCCTGCGCGATGGCGATTTGCAGACCGACGATCGTGACAAATACGATTTCGCCAACGCGATCCGCTTGCTCAACGCACATCGCGAGAACGCCGTGCGGGCCGAGGCAGAGCAACGCAATGTAAGTGCAGCCGAAATCCGCGCGTCGATCGACCGCAAGGTCGAGGACATTCGCATGCGTGTCAAGCAAGAGAAGCAGCGCGGTAAATCCGCGTGAGCGAAAGGCTGGACTGGCTCGCAGAAACTTCTTCGAAGACGCGAGACCGGATCGCCAGAGCGCTCAATGAAGAGGAACGCGCAGAATTTGCCTATCACTGGAGATTCTTTGCTCGCGAAACGCAATTGCCGCCGCCCGGCACTTGGCACACCTGGCTCATCATGGCGGGGCGCGGGTTTGGAAAGACGCGTGCCGGGGCGGAATGGGTCCGCTCGATGGCAGAGGAAAATCCACATGCTCGCATCGCGCTCATTTCTTCATCGATGGCCGAAGCCCGCGCGGTCATGGTCGAAGGAGAAAGCGGCATCATCGCCTGTTGCCCACCTGACCGGGCACCCAAGTTCGAGGCTTCGCTTCGCCGTTTGAGCTTTCCGAACGGCGCCCAGGCACATCTTTTCTCGGCCGCAGAACCCGAGGCCTTGCGTGGCCCCCAACACTCTCATGCATGCCGAGCGATCTTCTGCGGGCCGGGATGCGGTCTCTCAGCCCGGAAATTCGAGGCTCTCGACACCCTCACTGCCGTCGACATCGATGCCAACCGGGTACAGCTCGCAAACAGCGCCGGACTGGATTTCGTCGACGGTCGCGTTAGGTTTCTGGACGGGACACAAACGGGTCTGGTGTTTCATGTCGTTGGCGTCGACAGGTCTTGGCTCGTCCTAGATCGTTCGCTCGTCGAGGGGACGCCAATCGGGACCAAGGTCGAAGTGCGCGAGGGATGCGACCACACATTCCAGACTTGCAGGACCCGGTTCGCCAATGCGGTGAATTTCAGGGGTGAGCCTTTTCTGCCAGGCAATGATCTTCTCGCCCGCTACGGCAAAGGATCGGAATGATGCAAGCCGCTTTGCCGGGTGATCAGCTTGCCGAGGCCGCCGCTGCAATGATCGGACGACCCTTCAGGCTTTACGGCCGCAACCCCGAAACAGGCTTGGATTGCGTCGGTCTCGTGGCTGCGAGCTTGAAAGCTATCGGGCGCAACCCCTCAATTCCGCGCGGCTACACCTTGCGCTCTACTTCGATTGCAAAATGGCAGGCGTGCTTCGAGCGATCCGGATTCGATCCAGTGGATGGCGAATTCCGCAGCGGTGATCTTCTCGTCACTCGTCCCGGTGCGATCCAGCATCACCTGATGATTGCCCAGACACCGGACACCGTGATCCACGCTCACGCAGGATTGCGGCGCGTGGTCCGCCAGCCGCTAGCGCACGACATTATTCGCGTCGCCCACTGGCGGCTGGCGAAACCAATCTAAGGAAGCGGTTCATGGCCACAGTGTTGTTCACAGTCGTAGGCACGGCTTTCGGTGGACCTTTGGGCGGCGCTATCGGCGGGCTTCTCGGGCGCCAAGTCGATCAGTCGATTTTCGGAAGCGGTGCGCGAGAAGGGCCGCGGCTAAAGGAGCTCTCGGTCACAACCTCAAGCTACGGTCAGCCGATTCCTCGCATTTTCGGTCGCATGCGAGTTGCTGGCACGGTGATCTGGTCGACCGAACTTAGTGAAAAATCGGAAACGCAGGGTGGCAAGGGCCGCCCCAAGAATACGACTTACAGCTACTCGGCCTCATTCGCTGTTGCACTTTCCAGCACGCCGATAGAGCGGATCGGGAGGATCTGGGCAGATGGCGAACTTCTGCGCGGCAGTGAAGGCGATCTCAAGGTCGAGGGTGAGATGAGGTTATACAGGGGGCTCGGTGATGACCCGGTCGATCCGATTATTGCCGCCGAAAAGGGTAGTGACGCGGTCGCATTTCGCGACTGCGCCTATGTTCTGTTCGAAGATCTTCAACTTGCCGATTACGGCAACCGAATCCCAGCACTGACCTTCGAAGTGTTCGCAGAGGAAGCGCCTCGGGTGACGCTTAATGCGCTCGCTCCGAGCGCCGATGTCGATGCCGGAAATGCCGAAATAGAATACGCGCGGGGCTTCGCCGATGAAGGCGGTTCGATTTCGTCGACGCTCGCTGCTCTCGACCGTGTCTTCCCCCTTACTTGTCGAGTGGCACAGGACGGCCTCAAACTGGGAATCCGTAAGGCGCTGCCGCAGAACATCCCAACCCTGTCACGGCAGCTGTCTTCGAGGGACAGTGGCGATGCGAATGAGCGCCATAGGCAGCGGGGGCAGGCAGAAGCGCGAGAGCCTCTTGCGCTGCGCTATTATGACGAGGGACGCGACTACCAACCTGGCGTCCAGCGCGCCAATGGCGTTCGCAGCGAGGGGCGCGAGATTATGATCGACCTCCCTGCAGTCCTGAATGCATCTGGCGCAAAGCAGTTGGCAAATGACAATGCCCACAGGACAAGATGGCGCTCCCAGCGCCTGAAATGGCGTGTCGGTGAAATCGATCCGTCAATTGTCGCCGGAAGCGTTGTGAAAATTCCGGATGGCCCTGGCTTTTGGTTGGTCAGAAGTTGGGAGTGGCTCTCGGAAGGCATCGAACTCGAGCTAGAACGGTTACCTCCCGAGCTTGGAAGCACAACAGGCGGCGATTCCGGAGCGGCAAACTCGCCGCTAGACCTCTCCGTTGCCCAGACGACGCTTGCGGCCATCGAGATTCCGCATGAGGGCAGCGGCGACGTTGATAAGCCCAATCTATTCGCAGCCGCAGCCGGCACTTCGGAAAACTGGAACGGCGCTAGCCTATTTGCCGAGCAGAATTCTTCGCTTGTCCCGATCGGTCCAAGTGGCTCCCGAAGCGCCGTTCATGGCACGCTTGCGGTGCCGCTCGGAGTGTCCGCCTGCCATCTGTTCGAACCCAACGCGAAGGTCGAAGTGGCAATTGCCGGGCCCGTATCCGCGCTGATGGAAGCAGACATTAACGGCATTGCGAATGGCGCAAACCGACTTTGCGTTGGCGCAGAAATCATTCAGTTCGCGGGTGCAACGGAAACTGCACCCGGCCGATGGGAGCTTACCGGGCTCCTTCGAGGGCGCGGCGGAACGGAAGATGCCGCGCAAGTCGTCCATCCAGCTGGCACGGCTGTCGTACTGATCGACGATAGGCTTACCGGTCTCGACCCAACTCAGATCAATACCGAAGCGACAACGCGAATTGCCGCAGTCGGTCGGGGCGATGCAACACCTGTCTTCGCACAGCTCGACAATGCCGGTCTATCGCGGCGACCGCCTACCCCGGTTCACCCCCGGCTCAGCGTTTCGTCGGACGAAAGCTGGCAGCTATTCTGGACTCGCCGGGCACGCGGACAATGGCGCTGGGAGTCGCTGCTCGAACCACCGCTGATCGAGCAGCAGGAGGCCTATGCCGTTGGATTCGGACCGGTCGACAGTCCCCACAGGACCTGGGTGGTCAATGAGGCCAGCTTGGCTCTGGGGGTTCAGGAAAGAGCTGATCTGTTAGCTGCGCATGGGCCCGGTCCAATCTGGGTCAAACAGGTGGGCACCTTCGTCAATTCGCCGCCACTGCACCTCGCGAACATCGATTAGGTATTCAGGAGACAATCATGACCGAGCCACTCACTTTCGCATCGAGCACGCAGACCTATTCGCTTCCATTACTATTTGCGGGACAGGCACAGAAAGAGTTCTTCGTGAACCAGGCGTTGGCAACCATCGACAGTCTTCTTCAGCTTTCGGTAGAGGCATCTGTCGCTGCCCCGCCTGCCGATCCTGCAGATGGCTCCTGCTTTCGGATAGCCGGCGGAGCCACGGATGATTGGGCGGGCAAGGACGACATGTTGGCTATCAGGATTTCAGGCGCATGGCAGTTCGTCGATCCTCCCGCCGGAACCCGGTTGTATGATCGGGCGGCACGCCAATGTCTGCTGTTCGATGCGGGTTGGATACAACCCGCGGAGCCCTCGGAACCTGCTGGCGGAAGCGTAGTCGATTCCGAGGCCCGCGCGGCGATAAACGAACTAATTTCAGCAATGCGAAGTGCTGGAATTTTCGCAGGTTAATCCATCCGATTCACTAAATGGCTGCGATCCAGCATTCGAATACTGCGGCTTTGAGCCCATTTTTTTCCCAGCAACCGTCGATAGCGGCATTCTTGCAACAGTTTAGGGCGATTGATTGCTTGCCACTTTTTTGCCGAGAAGTTAGATACGAAGGGTGCCTCAAACCTATAAAAAGGGGAATATAAGAATGCGCAATCTCGTCATTGGTATGGCGATGGCTTCGACAGCGCTCACCGCACCCGCCATGGCCCGCGAAGGCCAATGGTATATCGAGGGTCAAGGTGGCGTCATGATCGTCGAAGACATCAAGTTCGACGTGAACGGCAGCCCGGAAGAGTACCAGGGTGACTACACCGAAGGTGCCGATTTCGGTGGCTTGGTTGGTTATGACTTCGGTGCGTTCCGCCTCGAAGCTGAAGCCAGCTATCGTACGGCCGACCTCGAAACGTTCCGCGCAACCCCGGGCTTCCTGAACCAGGTGCCTCCGGGGACCACGCAGGTCGCTAATGGCGAATTTAATTCGCTTAGCTTCATGCTGAATGGTCTGTTTGATCTCGGCTCCGATGACGGCCTTCAGGGCTTCTTCGGCGGCGGCATCGGCGTCGCGCGCACCGACGTTGAAGCTCAGTATTTCTCAAACCTCTCGCCTGTCGTCGATGATTCCGATACCGGCCTTGCTTGGCAACTCCTTGCCGGCGTTCGCGCGCCGCTGAGCGACAGCTGGGATGTTGGCCTTCGTTATCGCTACTTCAACGCGGTGAATCTGGAGTTGTTCGATACGGTCGGCAATTCGCTTGAGACGGACGTGAGCACGCACTCGCTGCTCGGCACGCTCACCTACAACTTCGGTGGTGAAGCTCCGCCTCCTCCGCCCCCGCCGCCGCCGCCTCCTCCGCCCCCGCCGCCACCGCCACCGCCACCGCCGCCGCCGCCGCCTCCGCCGCCGCCGTGCAACACGGGGCCGTACATTGTCTTCTTTGATTTCGATCAGTCAGACATCACTGCGGAAGCTGCGACGATCCTCAACAACGCGGTTACGGCTTACGCCAACTGCGGCACTGCAAACGTCATGCTCGCCGGTCACACCGACCGTGCCGGTAGTGTTCAGTACAACATCGGTCTGGCCGAGCGTCGTAACGCATCGGTGCGCGACTACCTCACCGGTCGCGGTATTCCGGACGGTCGTATCAGCAGCGAAGCATTCGGCGAATCGCAGCCACGTGTTCCGACAGCTGATGGCGTTCGCGAACTTCAGAACCGTCGCGTCGAAGTCACCTACGGTCCGGGTTCGGGCATGTAAGGTTGAGCTTCACGCTCCACAGATTGAGGGGCCGGAGCAATCCGGCCCCTTTTTCTTTCGCAAGTCCATCCAAAATAGGGGAAGAGTTATGCGTAATCTCAGTGCGCTAGGCCTTGCATCAATTGCAGCCGCGATCACGGGCTGTACGGGATCGGAGACTGCGATCAGCGACCAAGAGAGCACAGTTGAGAACGCCGCGATCCAGCTCGCCGTCGCCGAGTTGTCCAATTCTCAAGGCGCACCGGCAGGGACTGTTACGCTGAACCAGAATGCAGAGTCGCTTACGCTTGAGATTGCGCTTCAAGGTCTCGAGGATGGAGAGCATGGCTTTCACCTCCACATGACAGGCCAGTGCGACGCGCCCGACTTCACCTCCGCGGGCGGGCATCTCAACCCCTTTGAAAAGTCTCACGGCACTCTGAATGAAGACGGCAAACATCTCGGCGATTTGCCGAATCTGGTAATCGACACCGACGGAACCTTTACCGGATCCGCATCACTCGAAGGGGACGCGGCTGAACTCGTCCCTCTAATCTTCGATGAAGACGGAACCTCGGTGATGGTTCACGCGGGACCGGACGATTATCGCTCTGATCCCGCCGGGAATGCAGGCCCCCGCATCGCATGCGGCGTGTTGGTGCGCTCGTAGCTGGTTCAGGAGTTACCGGTCGCTACCGGCTCGCCCGCCGCTACTGCGCGCTCCAGCACAGTTGCGTTGGCTTTTGGGACAAGTCTTAGCGCCGCCAAAAGCAGGGCAAGGCCGACCGGCGCAATCCAGAGGGTGGCTAGCACACCGGCACTGAGGTCACCGTCATTCTCCGCTGAGACGTAGCCAGCCGTATACGGTCCGAGCGCCAGACCTACCAAAGTCGTCGCCAGAAAAAACGTTGCGGTTGCGGTGCCTCTCATCCGTGGCAGCACCAAAGCCTGGCTGCTGGCCGCAGCCGCGCCAAGCGCCGATGCGGCAAGCGCGCCGACCA
The Erythrobacter sp. THAF29 DNA segment above includes these coding regions:
- a CDS encoding NlpC/P60 family protein, which produces MMQAALPGDQLAEAAAAMIGRPFRLYGRNPETGLDCVGLVAASLKAIGRNPSIPRGYTLRSTSIAKWQACFERSGFDPVDGEFRSGDLLVTRPGAIQHHLMIAQTPDTVIHAHAGLRRVVRQPLAHDIIRVAHWRLAKPI
- a CDS encoding phage BR0599 family protein; amino-acid sequence: MSERLDWLAETSSKTRDRIARALNEEERAEFAYHWRFFARETQLPPPGTWHTWLIMAGRGFGKTRAGAEWVRSMAEENPHARIALISSSMAEARAVMVEGESGIIACCPPDRAPKFEASLRRLSFPNGAQAHLFSAAEPEALRGPQHSHACRAIFCGPGCGLSARKFEALDTLTAVDIDANRVQLANSAGLDFVDGRVRFLDGTQTGLVFHVVGVDRSWLVLDRSLVEGTPIGTKVEVREGCDHTFQTCRTRFANAVNFRGEPFLPGNDLLARYGKGSE
- a CDS encoding superoxide dismutase family protein, yielding MRNLSALGLASIAAAITGCTGSETAISDQESTVENAAIQLAVAELSNSQGAPAGTVTLNQNAESLTLEIALQGLEDGEHGFHLHMTGQCDAPDFTSAGGHLNPFEKSHGTLNEDGKHLGDLPNLVIDTDGTFTGSASLEGDAAELVPLIFDEDGTSVMVHAGPDDYRSDPAGNAGPRIACGVLVRS
- a CDS encoding phage tail protein, producing the protein MATVLFTVVGTAFGGPLGGAIGGLLGRQVDQSIFGSGAREGPRLKELSVTTSSYGQPIPRIFGRMRVAGTVIWSTELSEKSETQGGKGRPKNTTYSYSASFAVALSSTPIERIGRIWADGELLRGSEGDLKVEGEMRLYRGLGDDPVDPIIAAEKGSDAVAFRDCAYVLFEDLQLADYGNRIPALTFEVFAEEAPRVTLNALAPSADVDAGNAEIEYARGFADEGGSISSTLAALDRVFPLTCRVAQDGLKLGIRKALPQNIPTLSRQLSSRDSGDANERHRQRGQAEAREPLALRYYDEGRDYQPGVQRANGVRSEGREIMIDLPAVLNASGAKQLANDNAHRTRWRSQRLKWRVGEIDPSIVAGSVVKIPDGPGFWLVRSWEWLSEGIELELERLPPELGSTTGGDSGAANSPLDLSVAQTTLAAIEIPHEGSGDVDKPNLFAAAAGTSENWNGASLFAEQNSSLVPIGPSGSRSAVHGTLAVPLGVSACHLFEPNAKVEVAIAGPVSALMEADINGIANGANRLCVGAEIIQFAGATETAPGRWELTGLLRGRGGTEDAAQVVHPAGTAVVLIDDRLTGLDPTQINTEATTRIAAVGRGDATPVFAQLDNAGLSRRPPTPVHPRLSVSSDESWQLFWTRRARGQWRWESLLEPPLIEQQEAYAVGFGPVDSPHRTWVVNEASLALGVQERADLLAAHGPGPIWVKQVGTFVNSPPLHLANID
- a CDS encoding DUF2793 domain-containing protein, whose amino-acid sequence is MTEPLTFASSTQTYSLPLLFAGQAQKEFFVNQALATIDSLLQLSVEASVAAPPADPADGSCFRIAGGATDDWAGKDDMLAIRISGAWQFVDPPAGTRLYDRAARQCLLFDAGWIQPAEPSEPAGGSVVDSEARAAINELISAMRSAGIFAG
- a CDS encoding OmpA family protein produces the protein MRNLVIGMAMASTALTAPAMAREGQWYIEGQGGVMIVEDIKFDVNGSPEEYQGDYTEGADFGGLVGYDFGAFRLEAEASYRTADLETFRATPGFLNQVPPGTTQVANGEFNSLSFMLNGLFDLGSDDGLQGFFGGGIGVARTDVEAQYFSNLSPVVDDSDTGLAWQLLAGVRAPLSDSWDVGLRYRYFNAVNLELFDTVGNSLETDVSTHSLLGTLTYNFGGEAPPPPPPPPPPPPPPPPPPPPPPPPPPPPPPCNTGPYIVFFDFDQSDITAEAATILNNAVTAYANCGTANVMLAGHTDRAGSVQYNIGLAERRNASVRDYLTGRGIPDGRISSEAFGESQPRVPTADGVRELQNRRVEVTYGPGSGM